From Vulpes vulpes isolate BD-2025 chromosome 7, VulVul3, whole genome shotgun sequence, one genomic window encodes:
- the SMARCD3 gene encoding SWI/SNF-related matrix-associated actin-dependent regulator of chromatin subfamily D member 3 isoform X4, whose amino-acid sequence MTPGLQHPPAVVQRPGMPSGARMPHQGAPMGPPGSPYMGSPAVRPGLAPAGMEPARKRAAPPPGQSQAQSQGQPVPTAPARSRSAKRRKMADKILPQRIRELVPESQAYMDLLAFERKLDQTIMRKRVDIQEALKRPMKQKRKLRLYISNTFNPAKPDAEDSDGSIASWELRVEGKLLDDPSKQKRKFSSFFKSLVIELDKDLYGPDNHLVEWHRTPTTQETDGFQVKRPGDLSVRCTLLLMLDYQPPQFKLDPRLARLLGLHTQSRSAIVQALWQYVKTNRLQDSHDKEYINGDKYFQQIFDCPRLKFSEIPQRLTALLLPPDPIVINHVISVDPSDQKKTACYDIDVEVEEPLKGQMSSFLLSTANQQEISALDSKIHETIESINQLKIQRDFMLSFSRDPKGYIQDLLRSQSRDLKVMTDVAGNPEEERRAEFYHQPWSQEAVSRYFYCKIQQRRQELEQSLVVRNT is encoded by the exons cgccccggGATGCCGTCTGGAGCCCGGATGCCCCACCAGGGGGCGCCCATGGGCCCCCCGGGCTCCCCGTACATGGGCAGCCCCGCCGTGCGACCCGGCCTGGCCCCCGCGGGCATGGAGCCCGCCCGCAAGCGAGCAGCGCCCCCGCCCGGCCAGAGCCAGGCCCAGAGCCAGGGCCAGCCGGTGCCCACCGCCCCCGCGCGGAGCCGCAG tgCCAAGAGGAGGAAGATGGCTGACAAAATCCTCCCTCAAAGG ATCCGGGAGCTGGTCCCCGAGTCCCAGGCTTATATGGACCTGCTGGCGTTTGAGAGGAAACTGGATCAAACCATCATGCGGAAGCGGGTGGACATCCAGGAGGCTCTGAAGAGGCCAATGAAG CAAAAGCGGAAGCTGCGTCTTTATATCTCCAATACTTTTAACCCTGCGAAGCCTGATGCTGAAGATTCTGATGGCAGCATTGCCTCCTGGGAGCTGCGGGTGGAGGGGAAGCTCCTGGATGAC CCCAGCAAGCAGAAGCGGAagttctcttccttcttcaagAGTTTGGTCATTGAACTGGACAAAGACCTTTATGGCCCCGACAACCACCTAGTCGAG TGGCACCGAACACCCACAACCCAGGAGACGGATGGGTTCCAGGTGAAGAGGCCGGGGGACCTGAGTGTACGCTGCACACTGCTTCTCATGCTGGACTACCAG CCTCCCCAATTCAAACTGGATCCTCGCCTGGCTCGGCTGTTGGGATTGCACACACAGAGCCGCTCGGCCATTGTGCAGGCCCTGTGGCAGTATGTGAAGACCAACAGGCTGCAGGACTCGCATGATAAGGAATACATCAATGGGGACAAATACTTCCAGCAG ATTTTTGATTGCCCACGGCTGAAGTTTTCTGAGATTCCCCAGCGCCTCACAGCTCTGCTGCTGCCCCCTGACCCAATCGTCATCAACCACGTCATCAG CGTGGACCCGTCGGACCAGAAGAAGACGGCGTGCTATGATATTGACGTGGAGGTGGAGGAGCCACTGAAGGGACAGATGAGCAGCTTCCTCCTGTCCACAGCCAACCAGCAGGAGATCAGCGCTCTGGACAGTAAG ATCCATGAGACGATTGAGTCCATAAACCAGCTCAAGATCCAGAGGGACTTCATGCTAAGCTTCTCCAGAGACCCCAAAGGCTACATCCAAGACCTGCTCCGCTCCCAGAGCCGGGACCTCAAG GTGATGACAGATGTGGCAGGCAACCCTGAAGAGGAGCGCCGGGCTGAGTTTTACCACCAGCCCTGGTCCCAGGAAGCTGTCAGCCGCTATTTCTACTGCAAG ATCCAGCAGCGCAGGCAGGAGTTGGAGCAGTCGCTGGTTGTGCGCAACACCTAG
- the SMARCD3 gene encoding SWI/SNF-related matrix-associated actin-dependent regulator of chromatin subfamily D member 3 isoform X1 codes for MAADEVAGGARKATKSKLFEFLVHGVRPGMPSGARMPHQGAPMGPPGSPYMGSPAVRPGLAPAGMEPARKRAAPPPGQSQAQSQGQPVPTAPARSRSAKRRKMADKILPQRIRELVPESQAYMDLLAFERKLDQTIMRKRVDIQEALKRPMKQKRKLRLYISNTFNPAKPDAEDSDGSIASWELRVEGKLLDDVRPGPAPPAPDSSCPHGPCPAPTVPVPFPQPSKQKRKFSSFFKSLVIELDKDLYGPDNHLVEWHRTPTTQETDGFQVKRPGDLSVRCTLLLMLDYQPPQFKLDPRLARLLGLHTQSRSAIVQALWQYVKTNRLQDSHDKEYINGDKYFQQIFDCPRLKFSEIPQRLTALLLPPDPIVINHVISVDPSDQKKTACYDIDVEVEEPLKGQMSSFLLSTANQQEISALDSKIHETIESINQLKIQRDFMLSFSRDPKGYIQDLLRSQSRDLKVMTDVAGNPEEERRAEFYHQPWSQEAVSRYFYCKIQQRRQELEQSLVVRNT; via the exons ATGGCCGCGGACGAAGTTGCCGGAGGGGCGCGCAAAGCCACGAAAAGCAAACTTTTTGAGTTTCTGGTCCATGGGGTG cgccccggGATGCCGTCTGGAGCCCGGATGCCCCACCAGGGGGCGCCCATGGGCCCCCCGGGCTCCCCGTACATGGGCAGCCCCGCCGTGCGACCCGGCCTGGCCCCCGCGGGCATGGAGCCCGCCCGCAAGCGAGCAGCGCCCCCGCCCGGCCAGAGCCAGGCCCAGAGCCAGGGCCAGCCGGTGCCCACCGCCCCCGCGCGGAGCCGCAG tgCCAAGAGGAGGAAGATGGCTGACAAAATCCTCCCTCAAAGG ATCCGGGAGCTGGTCCCCGAGTCCCAGGCTTATATGGACCTGCTGGCGTTTGAGAGGAAACTGGATCAAACCATCATGCGGAAGCGGGTGGACATCCAGGAGGCTCTGAAGAGGCCAATGAAG CAAAAGCGGAAGCTGCGTCTTTATATCTCCAATACTTTTAACCCTGCGAAGCCTGATGCTGAAGATTCTGATGGCAGCATTGCCTCCTGGGAGCTGCGGGTGGAGGGGAAGCTCCTGGATGACGTACGTCCTGGCCCAG CCCCACCCGCTCCCGACTCATCCTGCCCCCACGGTCCCTGTCCTGCCCCCACGGTCCCTGTCCCTTTCCCACAGCCCAGCAAGCAGAAGCGGAagttctcttccttcttcaagAGTTTGGTCATTGAACTGGACAAAGACCTTTATGGCCCCGACAACCACCTAGTCGAG TGGCACCGAACACCCACAACCCAGGAGACGGATGGGTTCCAGGTGAAGAGGCCGGGGGACCTGAGTGTACGCTGCACACTGCTTCTCATGCTGGACTACCAG CCTCCCCAATTCAAACTGGATCCTCGCCTGGCTCGGCTGTTGGGATTGCACACACAGAGCCGCTCGGCCATTGTGCAGGCCCTGTGGCAGTATGTGAAGACCAACAGGCTGCAGGACTCGCATGATAAGGAATACATCAATGGGGACAAATACTTCCAGCAG ATTTTTGATTGCCCACGGCTGAAGTTTTCTGAGATTCCCCAGCGCCTCACAGCTCTGCTGCTGCCCCCTGACCCAATCGTCATCAACCACGTCATCAG CGTGGACCCGTCGGACCAGAAGAAGACGGCGTGCTATGATATTGACGTGGAGGTGGAGGAGCCACTGAAGGGACAGATGAGCAGCTTCCTCCTGTCCACAGCCAACCAGCAGGAGATCAGCGCTCTGGACAGTAAG ATCCATGAGACGATTGAGTCCATAAACCAGCTCAAGATCCAGAGGGACTTCATGCTAAGCTTCTCCAGAGACCCCAAAGGCTACATCCAAGACCTGCTCCGCTCCCAGAGCCGGGACCTCAAG GTGATGACAGATGTGGCAGGCAACCCTGAAGAGGAGCGCCGGGCTGAGTTTTACCACCAGCCCTGGTCCCAGGAAGCTGTCAGCCGCTATTTCTACTGCAAG ATCCAGCAGCGCAGGCAGGAGTTGGAGCAGTCGCTGGTTGTGCGCAACACCTAG
- the SMARCD3 gene encoding SWI/SNF-related matrix-associated actin-dependent regulator of chromatin subfamily D member 3 isoform X3 encodes MAADEVAGGARKATKSKLFEFLVHGVRPGMPSGARMPHQGAPMGPPGSPYMGSPAVRPGLAPAGMEPARKRAAPPPGQSQAQSQGQPVPTAPARSRSAKRRKMADKILPQRIRELVPESQAYMDLLAFERKLDQTIMRKRVDIQEALKRPMKQKRKLRLYISNTFNPAKPDAEDSDGSIASWELRVEGKLLDDPSKQKRKFSSFFKSLVIELDKDLYGPDNHLVEWHRTPTTQETDGFQVKRPGDLSVRCTLLLMLDYQPPQFKLDPRLARLLGLHTQSRSAIVQALWQYVKTNRLQDSHDKEYINGDKYFQQIFDCPRLKFSEIPQRLTALLLPPDPIVINHVISVDPSDQKKTACYDIDVEVEEPLKGQMSSFLLSTANQQEISALDSKIHETIESINQLKIQRDFMLSFSRDPKGYIQDLLRSQSRDLKVMTDVAGNPEEERRAEFYHQPWSQEAVSRYFYCKIQQRRQELEQSLVVRNT; translated from the exons ATGGCCGCGGACGAAGTTGCCGGAGGGGCGCGCAAAGCCACGAAAAGCAAACTTTTTGAGTTTCTGGTCCATGGGGTG cgccccggGATGCCGTCTGGAGCCCGGATGCCCCACCAGGGGGCGCCCATGGGCCCCCCGGGCTCCCCGTACATGGGCAGCCCCGCCGTGCGACCCGGCCTGGCCCCCGCGGGCATGGAGCCCGCCCGCAAGCGAGCAGCGCCCCCGCCCGGCCAGAGCCAGGCCCAGAGCCAGGGCCAGCCGGTGCCCACCGCCCCCGCGCGGAGCCGCAG tgCCAAGAGGAGGAAGATGGCTGACAAAATCCTCCCTCAAAGG ATCCGGGAGCTGGTCCCCGAGTCCCAGGCTTATATGGACCTGCTGGCGTTTGAGAGGAAACTGGATCAAACCATCATGCGGAAGCGGGTGGACATCCAGGAGGCTCTGAAGAGGCCAATGAAG CAAAAGCGGAAGCTGCGTCTTTATATCTCCAATACTTTTAACCCTGCGAAGCCTGATGCTGAAGATTCTGATGGCAGCATTGCCTCCTGGGAGCTGCGGGTGGAGGGGAAGCTCCTGGATGAC CCCAGCAAGCAGAAGCGGAagttctcttccttcttcaagAGTTTGGTCATTGAACTGGACAAAGACCTTTATGGCCCCGACAACCACCTAGTCGAG TGGCACCGAACACCCACAACCCAGGAGACGGATGGGTTCCAGGTGAAGAGGCCGGGGGACCTGAGTGTACGCTGCACACTGCTTCTCATGCTGGACTACCAG CCTCCCCAATTCAAACTGGATCCTCGCCTGGCTCGGCTGTTGGGATTGCACACACAGAGCCGCTCGGCCATTGTGCAGGCCCTGTGGCAGTATGTGAAGACCAACAGGCTGCAGGACTCGCATGATAAGGAATACATCAATGGGGACAAATACTTCCAGCAG ATTTTTGATTGCCCACGGCTGAAGTTTTCTGAGATTCCCCAGCGCCTCACAGCTCTGCTGCTGCCCCCTGACCCAATCGTCATCAACCACGTCATCAG CGTGGACCCGTCGGACCAGAAGAAGACGGCGTGCTATGATATTGACGTGGAGGTGGAGGAGCCACTGAAGGGACAGATGAGCAGCTTCCTCCTGTCCACAGCCAACCAGCAGGAGATCAGCGCTCTGGACAGTAAG ATCCATGAGACGATTGAGTCCATAAACCAGCTCAAGATCCAGAGGGACTTCATGCTAAGCTTCTCCAGAGACCCCAAAGGCTACATCCAAGACCTGCTCCGCTCCCAGAGCCGGGACCTCAAG GTGATGACAGATGTGGCAGGCAACCCTGAAGAGGAGCGCCGGGCTGAGTTTTACCACCAGCCCTGGTCCCAGGAAGCTGTCAGCCGCTATTTCTACTGCAAG ATCCAGCAGCGCAGGCAGGAGTTGGAGCAGTCGCTGGTTGTGCGCAACACCTAG
- the CHPF2 gene encoding chondroitin sulfate glucuronyltransferase has translation MHMAGPTTMRLSSLLALLRPALPLILGLSLGCSLSLLRVSWIQGEGEDPCVEAVREPGVPHNPDSRTGLDQSDEDFKPRIVPYYRDPNKPYKKVLRTRYIQTELGSRERLLVAVLTSRATLSTLAVAVNRTVAHHFPRLLYFTGQRGARTPAGMQVVSHGDERPAWLMSETLRHLHTHFGADYDWFFIMQDDTYVQAPRLAALAGHLSINQDLYLGRAEEFIGAAEQARYCHGGFGYLLSRSLLLRLRPHLDGCRGDILSARPDEWLGRCLIDSLGIGCVSQHQGQQYRSFELAKNRDPEKEGSSAFLSAFAVHPVSEGTLMYKLHKRFSALELERAYGEIEQLQAQIQNLTMLTPEGEAGLSWPIGLPAPFTPHSRFEVLGWDYFTEQHTFSCADGSPKCPLQGANRADVGDAVETALEQLNRRYQPRLRFQKQRLLNGYRRFDPARGMEYTLDLLLEAVTQRGHRRALARRVSLLRPLSRVEILPMPYVTEATRVQLVLPLLAAEATAALAFLEAFAAGVLEPREHALLTLLLVYGPREGGRGAPDPFLGVKAAAAELERRYPGTRLAWLAVRAEAPSQVRLMDVVSKKHPVDTLFFLTTVWTRPGPEVLNRCRMNAISGWQAFFPVHFQEFNPALAPQRSPPGPPGAGADPPSPPGADPSRGAPVGGRFDRQASAEGCFYNADYLAARARLAGELAGQEEEEALEGLEVMDVFLRFSGLHLFRAVEPGLVQKFALRDCSPRLSEELYHRCRLSNLEGLGGRAQLAMALFEQEQANST, from the exons ATGCACATGGCAGGGCCTACCACCATGCGACTGAGCTCCCTGTTGGCTCTGCTGCGACCAGCACTGCCCCTCATCCTAGGGCTGTCTCTGGGATGCAGCCTGAGCCTCTTGCGGGTTTCCTGGATCCAGGGTGAGGGAGAAGATCCTTGTGTAGAAGCTGTGAGAGAACCAGGAGTGCCACATAATCCAGACTCAAGAACTGGACTCGACCAAAGTGATGAAGACTTCAAACCCCGGATTGTCCCTTACTACAGGGATCCCAACAAGCCCTATAAGAAGGTGCTCAG GACTCGGTATATCCAGACAGAGCTGGGCTCTCGGGAGCGGTTGCTGGTGGCTGTGCTGACTTCCAGGGCTACCCTATCCACTCTGGCTGTGGCTGTCAACCGTACCGTGGCCCACCACTTCCCTCGACTACTGTACTTCACGGGGCAGCGAGGAGCCCGGACTCCTGCAGGGATGCAGGTGGTATCGCACGGGGATGAACGGCCAGCCTGGCTCATGTCAGAGACCCTGCGCCACCTCCACACACACTTTGGGGCCGACTACGACTGGTTCTTCATCATGCAGGATGACACGTATGTACAGGCCCCCCGCCTGGCAGCCCTTGCAGGCCATCTCAGCATCAACCAAGACCTGTACTTGGGCCGAGCAGAGGAGTTTATTGGCGCAGCCGAGCAGGCCCGGTACTGCCATGGGGGCTTTGGCTACCTGTTGTCACGGAGTCTCCTGCTTCGATTGCGGCCACATCTGGATGGCTGCCGAGGAGACATTCTCAGTGCCCGTCCTGATGAGTGGCTTGGCCGCTGCCTCATCGACTCTCTGGGCATCGGCTGTGTCTCACAGCACCAG GGGCAGCAGTATCGTTCATTTGAACTGGCCAAAAATAGGGACCCTGAGAAGGAGGGGAGTTCGGCTTTCTTGAGTGCCTTTGCAGTGCACCCCGTCTCCGAGGGAACCCTCATGTACAAGCTCCATAAACGCTTCAGCGCTCTGGAGCTGGAGCGAGCGTACGGCGAGATAGAACAACTGCAG GCTCAGatccagaacctgaccatgctgacCCCCGAGGGCGAGGCAGGGCTGAGCTGGCCCATTGGGCTCCCGGCCCCTTTCACACCACACTCCCGATTTGAGGTGCTGGGCTGGGACTACTTCACAGAGCAGCATACCTTCTCCTGTGCAGACGGGTCCCCCAAGTGCCCACTGCAGGGGGCCAACAGGGCAGATGTGGGTGACGCTGTGGAGACTGCTCTGGAGCAGCTAAACCGGCGCTACCAGCCCCGCCTGCGCTTTCAGAAGCAGCGGCTGCTCAATGGCTATCGGCGCTTCGACCCGGCACGGGGCATGGAGTACACCCTGGACCTCCTGCTGGAAGCTGTGACGCAGCGCGGGCACCGGCGGGCCCTGGCGCGCAGGGTCAGCCTGCTGCGACCGCTGAGCCGGGTGGAGATCCTGCCCATGCCCTACGTCACTGAGGCCACCCGTGTGCAGCTGGTGCTGCCGCTCCTGGCAGCCGAAGCCACTGCGGCCCTTGCTTTCCTGGAGGCCTTTGCAGCCGGTGTTCTGGAACCTCGAGAGCACGCTCTGCTTACCCTGTTGCTGGTCTATGGACCTCGGGAAGGTGGCCGAGGGGCCCCAGACCCATTCCTTGGGGTGAAGGCAGCAGCGGCTGAGTTAGAGCGACGGTACCCTGGGACCAGGCTGGCCTGGCTCGCTGTGCGGGCAGAGGCCCCTTCCCAGGTGCGGCTCATGGACGTGGTCTCCAAGAAGCACCCCGTGGATACGCTTTTCTTCCTCACCACCGTGTGGACCAGGCCTGGGCCCGAAGTCCTCAACCGCTGCCGGATGAATGCCATCTCGGGCTGGCAGGCCTTCTTCCCAGTGCATTTCCAGGAGTTCAACCCTGCCCTGGCACCACAGAGatctcccccagggcccccaggagcTGGTGCTGACCCCCCGTCCCCTCCTGGTGCTGACCCTTCCCGGGGGGCTCCAGTAGGAGGCAGGTTTGACCGACAGGCTTCTGCGGAGGGCTGCTTCTACAATGCCGACTACCTGGCGGCCCGGGCCCGGCTGGCTGGTGAACTGGCaggccaggaagaggaggaagcccTGGAGGGGCTGGAGGTGATGGATGTTTTCCTCCGGTTCTCAGGGCTCCACCTCTTCCGGGCCGTGGAGCCAGGGCTGGTGCAGAAGTTCGCCCTGCGTGACTGTAGCCCACGGCTCAGCGAGGAGCTCTACCACCGCTGCCGCCTCAGCAacctggaggggctggggggccgggccCAGCTGGCCATGGCGCTGTTTGAGCAGGAGCAGGCCAATAGCACGTAG
- the SMARCD3 gene encoding SWI/SNF-related matrix-associated actin-dependent regulator of chromatin subfamily D member 3 isoform X2, with amino-acid sequence MTPGLQHPPAVVQRPGMPSGARMPHQGAPMGPPGSPYMGSPAVRPGLAPAGMEPARKRAAPPPGQSQAQSQGQPVPTAPARSRSAKRRKMADKILPQRIRELVPESQAYMDLLAFERKLDQTIMRKRVDIQEALKRPMKQKRKLRLYISNTFNPAKPDAEDSDGSIASWELRVEGKLLDDVRPGPAPPAPDSSCPHGPCPAPTVPVPFPQPSKQKRKFSSFFKSLVIELDKDLYGPDNHLVEWHRTPTTQETDGFQVKRPGDLSVRCTLLLMLDYQPPQFKLDPRLARLLGLHTQSRSAIVQALWQYVKTNRLQDSHDKEYINGDKYFQQIFDCPRLKFSEIPQRLTALLLPPDPIVINHVISVDPSDQKKTACYDIDVEVEEPLKGQMSSFLLSTANQQEISALDSKIHETIESINQLKIQRDFMLSFSRDPKGYIQDLLRSQSRDLKVMTDVAGNPEEERRAEFYHQPWSQEAVSRYFYCKIQQRRQELEQSLVVRNT; translated from the exons cgccccggGATGCCGTCTGGAGCCCGGATGCCCCACCAGGGGGCGCCCATGGGCCCCCCGGGCTCCCCGTACATGGGCAGCCCCGCCGTGCGACCCGGCCTGGCCCCCGCGGGCATGGAGCCCGCCCGCAAGCGAGCAGCGCCCCCGCCCGGCCAGAGCCAGGCCCAGAGCCAGGGCCAGCCGGTGCCCACCGCCCCCGCGCGGAGCCGCAG tgCCAAGAGGAGGAAGATGGCTGACAAAATCCTCCCTCAAAGG ATCCGGGAGCTGGTCCCCGAGTCCCAGGCTTATATGGACCTGCTGGCGTTTGAGAGGAAACTGGATCAAACCATCATGCGGAAGCGGGTGGACATCCAGGAGGCTCTGAAGAGGCCAATGAAG CAAAAGCGGAAGCTGCGTCTTTATATCTCCAATACTTTTAACCCTGCGAAGCCTGATGCTGAAGATTCTGATGGCAGCATTGCCTCCTGGGAGCTGCGGGTGGAGGGGAAGCTCCTGGATGACGTACGTCCTGGCCCAG CCCCACCCGCTCCCGACTCATCCTGCCCCCACGGTCCCTGTCCTGCCCCCACGGTCCCTGTCCCTTTCCCACAGCCCAGCAAGCAGAAGCGGAagttctcttccttcttcaagAGTTTGGTCATTGAACTGGACAAAGACCTTTATGGCCCCGACAACCACCTAGTCGAG TGGCACCGAACACCCACAACCCAGGAGACGGATGGGTTCCAGGTGAAGAGGCCGGGGGACCTGAGTGTACGCTGCACACTGCTTCTCATGCTGGACTACCAG CCTCCCCAATTCAAACTGGATCCTCGCCTGGCTCGGCTGTTGGGATTGCACACACAGAGCCGCTCGGCCATTGTGCAGGCCCTGTGGCAGTATGTGAAGACCAACAGGCTGCAGGACTCGCATGATAAGGAATACATCAATGGGGACAAATACTTCCAGCAG ATTTTTGATTGCCCACGGCTGAAGTTTTCTGAGATTCCCCAGCGCCTCACAGCTCTGCTGCTGCCCCCTGACCCAATCGTCATCAACCACGTCATCAG CGTGGACCCGTCGGACCAGAAGAAGACGGCGTGCTATGATATTGACGTGGAGGTGGAGGAGCCACTGAAGGGACAGATGAGCAGCTTCCTCCTGTCCACAGCCAACCAGCAGGAGATCAGCGCTCTGGACAGTAAG ATCCATGAGACGATTGAGTCCATAAACCAGCTCAAGATCCAGAGGGACTTCATGCTAAGCTTCTCCAGAGACCCCAAAGGCTACATCCAAGACCTGCTCCGCTCCCAGAGCCGGGACCTCAAG GTGATGACAGATGTGGCAGGCAACCCTGAAGAGGAGCGCCGGGCTGAGTTTTACCACCAGCCCTGGTCCCAGGAAGCTGTCAGCCGCTATTTCTACTGCAAG ATCCAGCAGCGCAGGCAGGAGTTGGAGCAGTCGCTGGTTGTGCGCAACACCTAG